A single genomic interval of Psychrilyobacter piezotolerans harbors:
- a CDS encoding LysO family transporter, producing MQNILISLILGILIGSTVKFSDKMKKFNATFQHLGVILLLFAIGITIGINRSLLGNLKEIGGISLVFAVLTSLFSIILVFFMSRIIIKGRNN from the coding sequence ATGCAAAACATATTAATATCATTAATCTTAGGCATTTTAATAGGTTCTACGGTGAAATTTTCCGATAAGATGAAAAAATTTAATGCAACATTTCAGCATTTAGGAGTAATTCTTTTATTGTTTGCCATTGGGATTACCATTGGGATCAACCGGTCATTGCTCGGTAATTTAAAGGAAATAGGCGGTATTTCCCTTGTTTTTGCCGTTCTCACTTCCCTATTCAGTATCATTTTGGTATTTTTCATGAGCAGAATAATAATTAAAGGGAGGAATAATTAA